Proteins from a single region of Desulfonatronum thiosulfatophilum:
- a CDS encoding multiheme c-type cytochrome, whose product MTSSDYIHKSVSAMQAPAREANDALNFNPPMAGDPDSVMAAGFSIDDDLTGNSGQTTDLLPGITGEHTGRTANLDQADANSNMMIPARSNSSESRNQTEKRDKEQDLAEMNRFEAGAFEDPENCEMCHQEIFDAWSQSKHRYAWENIFYQPDYIQASRESEGFTDIFCGECHAPIGVRTGQLPPPDGSQMDETSRKGVSCDYCHTVKKVVRPFNVQTISDPGDVKRGPKGDGWASYHEIEFSKIHTDPAFCGACHNVVHPTSGAPVIDTYDDWKAGPYAQEGIRCQDCHMTPGPGVEKNPGRSSFMGEDRDHVATHFFQGGSVFFHEKMGNQQEAALSRQMLEAAAELETEVFRTNNGVEIIARVKNVGAGHKIPTGVTYIRKMWLEVTAKNGSGEEIFRSGHVTESNRIDPGAKFYRKIFKDAEGNLTPKSWVAEEIGYDHRIPAKGHDEQLFRVPAVHDDDEIHVLIRLMYRSMSQEVAEGLGIEGIEVPALEMTRAELTIP is encoded by the coding sequence ATGACATCCAGCGATTATATCCATAAATCCGTATCCGCAATGCAAGCCCCCGCCAGGGAAGCCAATGATGCCTTGAATTTCAATCCGCCGATGGCAGGTGACCCCGACTCCGTAATGGCTGCGGGTTTTTCAATTGATGACGATCTTACCGGCAACAGCGGCCAGACTACCGATCTTTTGCCGGGCATCACCGGGGAACACACGGGACGGACGGCAAATCTCGATCAGGCCGATGCCAATTCCAACATGATGATTCCGGCAAGAAGCAATTCGTCTGAATCGCGAAATCAGACTGAAAAAAGGGACAAGGAACAAGATCTTGCGGAAATGAACAGATTCGAGGCAGGAGCGTTTGAGGATCCGGAGAACTGCGAAATGTGTCACCAGGAGATTTTCGATGCCTGGTCACAAAGCAAGCATCGATATGCCTGGGAGAACATATTTTATCAGCCGGACTACATTCAAGCCAGCCGGGAAAGTGAGGGATTCACGGACATCTTCTGCGGTGAATGCCATGCGCCTATCGGTGTCCGAACCGGACAACTCCCGCCGCCGGACGGAAGTCAGATGGACGAGACTTCCAGAAAAGGCGTTTCCTGCGACTACTGCCATACGGTCAAAAAAGTGGTTCGACCGTTCAACGTCCAAACCATCTCTGATCCGGGAGACGTGAAGCGCGGCCCCAAGGGAGACGGCTGGGCGTCGTATCATGAAATAGAATTTTCCAAAATCCACACCGACCCTGCATTCTGCGGGGCCTGTCACAACGTGGTGCACCCGACATCCGGCGCACCTGTGATTGACACATACGACGATTGGAAAGCTGGGCCCTACGCTCAAGAGGGAATACGTTGCCAGGACTGCCATATGACGCCGGGACCGGGCGTGGAGAAAAATCCCGGCAGATCCAGCTTCATGGGCGAAGACCGGGACCATGTGGCTACCCATTTCTTCCAGGGAGGCAGCGTCTTTTTTCATGAAAAAATGGGCAACCAGCAGGAAGCGGCCCTCTCGCGGCAAATGCTCGAGGCGGCGGCTGAGCTGGAAACGGAAGTGTTCCGTACGAATAACGGCGTGGAAATTATCGCCCGGGTGAAAAACGTGGGAGCCGGTCACAAGATTCCCACGGGAGTAACCTACATCCGCAAGATGTGGCTGGAAGTGACCGCAAAGAATGGATCGGGAGAAGAAATTTTTCGATCCGGCCACGTAACCGAAAGCAATCGCATCGATCCTGGCGCCAAGTTTTATCGCAAGATTTTCAAGGACGCCGAGGGCAATCTGACGCCAAAGAGTTGGGTGGCGGAAGAAATCGGCTATGACCATCGTATCCCGGCAAAAGGGCATGACGAACAACTGTTCCGAGTCCCGGCAGTACATGACGACGACGAAATCCATGTACTCATCCGCCTGATGTATCGGTCCATGAGCCAGGAAGTGGCCGAAGGGTTGGGGATTGAGGGGATCGAAGTCCCTGCCCTGGAAATGACCCGCGCCGAATTGACGATCCCTTGA
- a CDS encoding YgaP family membrane protein has translation MKENVGSLDQAVRGVLGSVLLAKGFSRLGGSKGRSLGLLSMLAGVSLIESAITRVCPLSGYLGIDTRSTQEKLRDNSCIGIPR, from the coding sequence ATGAAAGAGAATGTGGGAAGTTTGGATCAAGCGGTTCGAGGCGTGTTGGGGTCTGTCTTGCTGGCAAAGGGATTTAGCCGTCTGGGGGGAAGCAAAGGTCGTTCACTCGGCCTGCTGTCCATGCTGGCCGGAGTAAGCCTGATTGAAAGCGCGATCACCAGGGTTTGCCCGCTGAGCGGATATCTCGGAATCGACACTCGCTCGACGCAGGAAAAACTTCGGGACAATAGTTGTATCGGCATTCCACGCTGA
- the sbtM gene encoding thio(seleno)oxazole modification radical SAM maturase SbtM: MTDRETTLQDIFPACRRLVDSATWPLLTSNVDSHLEGEAAWDRFSEIVVSLAGTLNLPDYLGALAELEFALHRCARMRDLASLDVEKRQLNPSLRILESQWIGLPGVLASKHGQDPAIVPGCDVILVWFDPKRGKTRVQSADDATLTGLKIVSDGLHVGKAALEYRVPLSSLHQAVDKAISKGLVLAPKSRLRRNPAIFEAKEKHLQRFMTARVFTLQWHITQACDLHCRHCYDRSARDVMTLDQAIFVLDELEGFCRDRNVRAKVTFTGGNPLMYPDFDALYLETANRGFPVSILGNPTTRQRLENLLAVQRPTHYQVSLEGLREHNDHIRQAGYFDRVMKFMPLLKDLGIPSQVMLTLTRDNMDQVLQLGKLLSGVTDLFTFNRLSAVGEGAALLMPTPEEYEHFLRTFLQECSDNAVLGLKDNLINIIREEEGLKSFGGCTGFGCGAAFNFVTLLSDGEVHACRKFPSFLGNVFEQGLSRCYDSQAGQRYRAGSAGCRGCELLPSCGGCQAVASSLGLDPHIYRDPYCFRGQAGRRASASDISCSAPSDLK; encoded by the coding sequence ATGACTGACCGAGAAACAACCCTGCAAGATATATTTCCCGCCTGTCGCCGGCTGGTTGACTCCGCGACGTGGCCCCTCCTGACATCAAACGTGGACTCTCACCTGGAGGGGGAAGCAGCCTGGGATCGCTTTTCTGAGATTGTCGTCTCCCTGGCAGGGACTTTGAACCTTCCGGATTATCTGGGAGCACTGGCTGAACTCGAATTTGCCCTGCACCGGTGCGCCCGGATGCGGGATCTGGCTTCGCTTGATGTAGAGAAGAGGCAACTCAACCCTTCCCTGAGGATTCTCGAGTCGCAATGGATCGGCCTGCCGGGCGTGCTTGCATCGAAACACGGTCAGGACCCCGCAATCGTCCCGGGATGCGACGTGATACTGGTCTGGTTTGATCCGAAGAGAGGGAAAACCAGAGTTCAGTCGGCTGACGACGCCACACTGACAGGGTTGAAAATCGTCAGTGACGGTCTGCATGTTGGGAAGGCCGCGCTGGAATACCGAGTTCCTCTGTCCAGCCTGCACCAAGCCGTGGACAAGGCCATCAGCAAAGGGCTCGTTTTAGCTCCGAAGTCCCGCCTGCGCCGGAATCCTGCCATTTTTGAGGCAAAGGAAAAACATCTTCAGCGTTTCATGACCGCCCGGGTCTTTACCCTGCAATGGCACATCACCCAGGCCTGCGACCTGCACTGTCGCCACTGCTACGATCGCTCCGCCCGCGACGTCATGACTCTGGACCAGGCCATATTCGTCTTGGATGAGCTGGAAGGATTCTGCCGGGACCGCAACGTCCGGGCCAAGGTGACCTTCACCGGCGGTAATCCGTTGATGTATCCGGATTTTGATGCATTATACCTGGAAACCGCCAACCGAGGCTTTCCGGTCAGCATTTTGGGCAACCCCACGACCAGGCAACGTCTGGAGAATCTCCTGGCTGTCCAGCGTCCCACCCACTATCAGGTCAGCCTGGAAGGATTACGAGAACATAACGATCACATTCGTCAAGCAGGGTATTTCGACCGGGTGATGAAATTTATGCCCCTGCTCAAGGACCTGGGCATTCCCTCCCAGGTCATGCTCACTCTGACCAGGGACAACATGGATCAGGTGCTGCAACTGGGCAAACTGTTGTCAGGGGTGACGGATTTGTTCACATTCAACAGATTGTCGGCGGTGGGAGAGGGAGCTGCACTGCTCATGCCCACGCCAGAAGAATATGAACATTTTTTGCGGACATTCCTCCAGGAGTGCTCAGACAATGCTGTTTTGGGCCTCAAAGACAACCTGATCAACATCATCCGCGAGGAAGAAGGACTGAAGTCATTTGGCGGGTGTACGGGCTTCGGGTGCGGAGCCGCCTTCAATTTCGTCACTTTGCTCTCCGACGGGGAGGTCCACGCTTGTCGCAAGTTTCCTTCTTTTCTGGGAAATGTTTTCGAGCAGGGGCTTTCACGGTGCTACGATTCTCAAGCCGGACAACGTTACAGGGCCGGAAGCGCAGGCTGCCGAGGATGTGAGCTGCTGCCCTCCTGCGGAGGGTGCCAAGCCGTGGCCTCCAGTCTTGGGCTCGATCCCCACATATATCGCGATCCCTATTGCTTTCGTGGACAGGCAGGGCGACGTGCATCGGCAAGTGATATAAGCTGTTCAGCACCTTCCGATCTCAAGTAG
- the sbtA gene encoding SbtA family thio(seleno)oxazole RiPP natural product precursor, whose protein sequence is MEKQDVKTYLAGLCLAALLTGGAMAAPGPAFGSGSGCSTNGTKAETSGSGGDTPGDEPNGELPDDELPDDEPADEPADEPAGSGA, encoded by the coding sequence GTGGAAAAACAGGACGTGAAAACCTACCTGGCCGGACTGTGTCTGGCCGCCTTGCTGACCGGAGGCGCGATGGCCGCTCCCGGACCGGCATTTGGAAGCGGTTCCGGCTGTTCCACCAATGGAACAAAGGCGGAAACCAGTGGCAGCGGCGGGGATACTCCGGGAGATGAGCCGAATGGAGAACTTCCGGACGATGAACTGCCGGATGACGAACCGGCGGACGAACCGGCGGACGAACCCGCGGGCAGCGGAGCCTGA
- a CDS encoding PLDc N-terminal domain-containing protein, which yields MGIEIGGIFGLILLIAGIWAIVQTVQSRASTGAKVFWVVLILLLPFLGLVIWFFAGPRSARY from the coding sequence ATGGGAATCGAGATAGGTGGAATTTTTGGATTAATTCTGTTGATAGCCGGTATTTGGGCCATTGTGCAGACCGTCCAAAGCAGAGCGAGCACCGGAGCAAAGGTCTTCTGGGTCGTGCTGATCCTTCTCCTGCCGTTTCTCGGACTGGTCATCTGGTTTTTCGCGGGTCCGCGATCGGCCAGATACTGA
- a CDS encoding SAM-dependent methyltransferase produces the protein MDMFSARFWEIFFEVYEALPRQGPGNHACAARALSLCGDLPPSPVILDLGCGVGGQTLHLAELTSGDIVALDNHAPFIERLRARIEEHGLGSRIRALINDMAQPDLPPESFDLIWSEGALYNIGIENALKVCHGLLRPGGRLAFTDAVWRKENPPPEIKASFDLDYPAMGAAGDIVTALEMHGYELLGRFNLPDEAWWAGFYTPMEQRIEELRKKYVGSGHPLTVLDQLAKEPEMHRQYSDFYAYEFFVARVRKIRI, from the coding sequence ATGGACATGTTCAGTGCCCGGTTCTGGGAGATTTTTTTCGAAGTCTATGAAGCCCTGCCCCGGCAGGGACCGGGCAACCACGCTTGCGCCGCAAGAGCGCTCAGTCTTTGTGGAGATCTTCCTCCATCTCCGGTGATCCTGGATCTGGGATGCGGTGTCGGCGGGCAAACGCTGCATCTCGCGGAACTCACCTCCGGCGATATCGTCGCCCTGGACAACCATGCGCCGTTCATTGAACGGTTGCGGGCGAGGATCGAAGAGCATGGGCTGGGATCACGTATTCGTGCCCTGATCAATGACATGGCCCAGCCGGACCTTCCGCCGGAAAGCTTCGACCTGATCTGGTCCGAAGGCGCGCTCTACAACATCGGAATCGAGAACGCTCTCAAAGTGTGCCATGGACTGCTCCGCCCCGGCGGCCGCCTCGCCTTCACCGACGCGGTCTGGCGCAAGGAGAACCCGCCGCCAGAGATCAAGGCCAGCTTTGATCTGGATTATCCGGCAATGGGCGCCGCGGGCGATATCGTTACGGCATTGGAAATGCATGGATACGAGCTGCTCGGCCGCTTCAATCTGCCGGATGAAGCCTGGTGGGCCGGCTTCTACACGCCGATGGAGCAACGCATCGAGGAACTGCGCAAAAAATACGTCGGATCCGGCCACCCTCTGACCGTACTTGACCAGCTTGCGAAGGAGCCTGAAATGCATCGCCAATATTCGGACTTTTATGCGTATGAGTTTTTCGTCGCCCGGGTCCGGAAAATCAGGATCTAA
- a CDS encoding sensor histidine kinase: protein MLDNFDESSRSLRMQAEARLEKTSRTVENLSLPEIKALIHDYQVHQIELEIQNEELRETQKQLELARDRYARLFNDAPVGYLTIDETGIIAQTNETFAAMVGREPSYLSGKALVDFIDSADRSAFYGRFKAFFKNPQGKHLDFRLYGKGGSPAVRCVGRMEKEIHVQPEQNARQHLLLILTDISAQVRAEEALRESEERNRLLSDVTLEGIVIHKNGVARDLNPAMTKLFGYNREELLGVNILELLIHEEDQDIVHSNIVKEYAQPYSIRAVKKSGEFFHAELEARNFETRGEILRVAAVRDISDRKLAEQELAKINEQLQRAIAEKDTFFSIIAHDLKSPISAFTALTKQLLDDGINWTMEDIQTATAILHKSALRLADLLENLLNWAQMQRGLVAYEPMPCRLGDIVRQNVGFLHSIADQKEIMLHNEIADDILVHVDPPMISTVVRNLLSNALKFTRRGGNVWISAERQGAVVKVAVKDDGMGMDENMVSKLFMLNQNIMRLGTEGERPTGLGLILCKEFITKHGCDIWVESKAENGGTTFHFTLPAARSNH, encoded by the coding sequence ATGTTGGATAATTTTGATGAAAGCTCGCGCAGTTTGCGCATGCAGGCTGAAGCGCGTTTGGAAAAGACATCCAGGACGGTTGAAAATCTTTCTCTGCCGGAGATCAAGGCCCTGATCCATGATTACCAGGTCCATCAGATCGAATTGGAAATCCAAAACGAAGAATTACGCGAAACCCAGAAGCAGCTTGAGCTGGCTCGTGATCGCTACGCCAGACTCTTCAATGATGCACCGGTCGGGTATCTGACCATCGATGAGACCGGGATCATCGCCCAGACCAATGAGACTTTTGCTGCGATGGTCGGACGTGAGCCCTCTTACTTGTCCGGCAAAGCCTTGGTTGATTTTATTGATTCCGCGGATCGATCCGCTTTTTATGGTCGGTTCAAGGCCTTTTTTAAAAATCCCCAAGGGAAGCACCTTGATTTCAGGCTCTATGGCAAAGGCGGCAGTCCAGCCGTGCGCTGCGTTGGGAGAATGGAAAAGGAAATCCATGTTCAGCCGGAACAAAATGCTCGCCAGCACCTGCTTCTCATTCTTACCGACATCAGTGCGCAGGTCCGGGCTGAGGAGGCTCTTCGGGAAAGTGAAGAACGCAATCGACTCCTCTCCGATGTGACCCTGGAAGGGATCGTCATTCACAAGAACGGAGTCGCGAGAGACTTGAATCCCGCAATGACCAAGTTGTTCGGCTATAATCGAGAAGAACTTCTGGGGGTGAATATCCTGGAGCTTCTCATTCATGAGGAAGACCAAGACATTGTCCACTCCAACATCGTCAAGGAGTATGCCCAGCCGTACAGTATCCGGGCAGTTAAAAAGAGTGGAGAGTTTTTTCACGCCGAGCTTGAAGCGCGAAATTTCGAAACCCGGGGAGAAATCCTAAGGGTTGCCGCTGTGCGCGACATCTCGGATCGCAAGCTGGCTGAACAGGAACTCGCCAAGATCAATGAACAGTTGCAGCGAGCGATTGCGGAAAAAGATACGTTTTTTTCCATCATCGCCCACGATTTGAAGTCTCCCATATCCGCATTTACAGCGTTGACTAAACAGCTCCTCGATGACGGCATCAACTGGACGATGGAAGATATTCAGACCGCGACGGCCATATTGCATAAGAGCGCTCTGCGTTTAGCAGACCTTCTGGAGAATCTCCTGAATTGGGCACAGATGCAACGAGGACTGGTGGCCTATGAGCCCATGCCGTGCCGGTTAGGTGACATCGTCAGACAAAATGTTGGGTTTCTCCATTCCATAGCCGATCAAAAGGAAATAATGCTTCATAATGAGATTGCTGATGATATTCTTGTGCATGTTGATCCGCCGATGATCAGCACGGTCGTTCGCAATCTCTTGTCGAATGCCTTGAAGTTTACTCGTAGGGGGGGGAATGTTTGGATCTCAGCCGAACGGCAGGGAGCCGTGGTCAAGGTCGCGGTTAAAGACGATGGAATGGGCATGGACGAGAATATGGTATCCAAGCTGTTTATGCTGAATCAGAATATTATGAGACTCGGTACCGAGGGAGAAAGACCCACCGGTCTGGGGCTTATCCTGTGTAAGGAATTCATAACAAAACATGGCTGTGACATATGGGTGGAAAGCAAGGCCGAGAATGGGGGCACGACGTTCCACTTCACCCTTCCTGCGGCACGCAGCAACCATTGA
- a CDS encoding chemotaxis protein CheB, whose translation MGASAGGLEAIESFFSGMASDSGLAFVVIQHLSPDYKSLMVEILSKKTEMKVNRAEDGMLVLPNNIYLIPPKKNLTIFHGKLLLNDQEHVRGIINLPIDIFLRSLAEDQGEKAVAVILSGSGSDGMRGVRVIKEFGGMVMVQSEDSAKFDSMPRAAVSTGLVDFVLPPDEMPKRLLSYAKHPFVIKAERSETVISDEDALTRIFAILREKFKVDFTYYKPSTVTRRIERRMSINRIDEIREYVAYMQNYPAEAATLFREFLIGVTRFFRDREVFDYVRRECLPDVLDRAANRESRFWIAGCSTGEEAYSMAILAKEYMLESGINRDLKIFATDIDRNAVQFAANGVYPESIAADIPEELMAKYFYKKKDSYQISRNIREMVVFAQHNLIKDPPFTNIDLISCRNLLIYLQPVLQRKVFEFFNFSLNLRGILVLGTSETIGDMGDYFENLDHKCKVYRTKGRIKHGKDSSELPQVPNLNYRESGRPFTGARRDPRSGEDRVLERFIDALSEDFIHLAVIVNEQMEVLHIIGNTEGYFKLPSGKLSTDISKMAAKDLAIPLSTGIQKVFRKQESLRFSNIRLRHQDGFKMVDLRIKPLPQKKGQEPLVAVFLNEVRKPATSDSTQSVQTYDLSHEAEQRINDLEQELQFNRENLQATVEELETANEELQATNEELLASNEELQSTNEELQSTNEELYSVNSEYQSKIMELSELHNDVDNLLSASQIGQLLLDENMEIRRFSPKITEIFKLLDGDVGRPLTHISHNLENVDPIRIIEEVHRHGNLEELEVRAGNGQWHLMRVIPYAVGPKVFSGTLVSFVDITKIKEAEDALRASETKHRQLFETMSQGVVYHSADGAIISTNPAAEQILGLSLEQMLGKTSMDPRWKMIHEDGAEVPGTDHPAMIALRTGQKLGPVIRGVFHPGKNTHIWLAITAIPLFQPGETTPFQVYATFEDITEKRKAEQDYQTLFKKMLNGFAVHEIICDSLGNPIDYRFLAVNPAFEKMTGFKSDQIVGKSVLDVLPDTEKHWIESYAHVAITGEPITFENFTRELDKHFLVSAFRPAPNQFACIFADITDRKLAEERAQAAHQRLMTVLDSINALIYVADMQTHEILFINKYGRGDFGDVVGMNCWNVLQEDQSGPCDFCNNEKLLDADGHPTGIHVWEYHNMKTGKWYSCFDRAIEWVDGRMVRLQSAFEITERKRLEGEQTKLIEGEGHVG comes from the coding sequence GTGGGTGCATCTGCCGGCGGATTGGAAGCCATTGAGTCTTTTTTTTCAGGCATGGCCTCGGACAGCGGGCTGGCCTTTGTGGTCATCCAGCACCTTTCGCCTGATTATAAGAGTCTGATGGTGGAAATCCTTTCCAAAAAAACCGAGATGAAGGTGAATCGCGCCGAGGACGGGATGTTGGTCCTGCCCAATAACATTTATTTGATCCCGCCCAAGAAAAATTTGACCATTTTTCACGGAAAGTTGCTCTTGAATGATCAGGAGCATGTTCGAGGAATCATCAACCTGCCTATCGACATTTTTCTACGCTCTCTGGCCGAGGATCAGGGGGAAAAGGCAGTTGCCGTAATTTTATCCGGATCAGGCAGTGACGGGATGCGTGGAGTCCGGGTGATCAAAGAATTCGGCGGCATGGTCATGGTGCAAAGTGAAGATTCGGCCAAGTTTGACAGCATGCCCAGAGCGGCTGTTTCCACCGGGCTGGTGGACTTTGTTTTGCCGCCGGACGAGATGCCCAAACGATTACTGTCTTATGCCAAACATCCATTTGTGATCAAAGCGGAACGTTCCGAAACCGTGATCAGCGATGAGGATGCCCTGACGCGGATCTTTGCCATCTTGCGTGAGAAGTTCAAGGTAGATTTCACGTATTACAAGCCCAGCACGGTAACCCGGCGGATTGAACGGCGCATGTCCATCAACCGGATCGATGAGATCCGGGAATATGTGGCTTATATGCAAAACTATCCTGCTGAGGCCGCCACGCTTTTTCGGGAATTTTTAATCGGAGTGACCCGTTTTTTTCGGGACCGGGAAGTTTTCGACTATGTTCGGCGAGAGTGTTTGCCTGACGTCCTCGACAGGGCCGCCAATCGCGAAAGCAGGTTCTGGATTGCCGGGTGTTCCACGGGAGAGGAGGCGTATTCCATGGCCATTCTGGCCAAGGAATACATGCTGGAATCCGGAATCAACCGCGATCTGAAGATATTTGCCACGGACATAGATCGCAACGCGGTCCAATTCGCGGCAAACGGCGTCTACCCGGAAAGCATTGCCGCGGATATTCCAGAAGAGCTGATGGCCAAGTATTTCTACAAAAAAAAGGACAGCTATCAGATTTCACGGAACATTCGGGAAATGGTCGTCTTTGCCCAACACAATCTGATCAAGGATCCACCATTTACAAACATAGATCTGATCTCCTGCCGCAACTTGCTTATTTATCTGCAACCGGTCTTGCAGCGCAAAGTTTTTGAGTTTTTCAATTTTTCTCTGAACCTGCGTGGGATATTGGTTTTGGGCACCAGCGAGACGATCGGCGATATGGGCGATTATTTTGAAAATCTGGACCACAAATGCAAAGTTTATCGTACCAAGGGACGAATCAAGCACGGCAAGGATTCCAGTGAACTGCCGCAGGTTCCGAACCTTAATTATCGAGAATCCGGAAGACCTTTTACCGGAGCTCGCCGGGATCCGCGGAGCGGCGAGGATCGTGTTCTGGAACGTTTCATCGACGCGTTGAGCGAAGATTTCATACACCTGGCCGTGATTGTAAATGAGCAGATGGAAGTATTGCATATTATCGGCAATACCGAAGGCTACTTCAAACTGCCTTCGGGCAAGCTCTCCACGGATATTTCCAAGATGGCGGCCAAGGATCTGGCCATTCCCTTGTCCACGGGCATCCAAAAGGTTTTTCGCAAACAGGAGTCGCTGCGTTTTTCAAACATCAGGCTGCGCCATCAGGATGGCTTCAAGATGGTGGATTTGCGGATCAAGCCGTTGCCGCAAAAGAAAGGACAGGAGCCGCTGGTGGCCGTTTTTCTGAATGAGGTCAGAAAGCCGGCGACCTCTGATTCGACGCAGAGCGTACAGACCTATGATCTTTCTCACGAGGCCGAGCAGCGCATCAACGATCTGGAGCAGGAACTGCAATTCAATCGGGAAAACCTGCAGGCCACGGTGGAGGAGTTGGAGACGGCCAATGAGGAACTTCAGGCAACCAACGAAGAGCTGCTGGCCAGTAATGAGGAATTGCAATCCACCAATGAAGAGCTGCAGTCCACCAACGAAGAGCTGTACTCGGTGAATTCCGAGTACCAGTCCAAGATCATGGAACTGAGCGAACTGCATAACGATGTCGACAATTTGTTGAGTGCCAGCCAGATCGGACAGCTTCTGCTGGACGAGAATATGGAGATTCGGCGCTTTTCTCCGAAAATAACAGAGATTTTTAAGCTCTTGGATGGGGATGTTGGACGTCCTTTAACACACATTTCCCATAACCTGGAGAATGTCGATCCGATCCGGATCATCGAGGAGGTGCATCGGCACGGCAACCTGGAGGAGCTGGAGGTCCGAGCCGGGAATGGCCAGTGGCACCTGATGCGGGTCATTCCCTATGCCGTGGGGCCGAAGGTTTTTTCCGGAACCCTGGTCTCGTTTGTGGACATCACCAAAATCAAGGAGGCGGAAGACGCGCTGCGGGCCAGCGAAACAAAGCATCGACAGCTCTTTGAGACCATGTCCCAGGGAGTGGTCTATCATTCCGCTGATGGCGCCATTATCTCAACCAATCCCGCGGCCGAGCAGATTCTGGGCCTGTCTCTGGAACAGATGCTGGGCAAGACATCCATGGATCCGCGCTGGAAAATGATTCACGAGGACGGTGCCGAGGTCCCAGGGACGGATCATCCGGCCATGATCGCCCTGCGCACGGGGCAGAAGCTGGGGCCCGTGATCCGCGGCGTGTTTCACCCGGGCAAGAACACGCACATCTGGCTGGCCATTACCGCGATTCCGCTTTTTCAGCCTGGCGAAACAACGCCTTTTCAAGTCTATGCAACATTTGAAGACATCACGGAGAAGCGTAAAGCAGAGCAGGATTATCAAACGTTGTTCAAGAAGATGCTCAATGGCTTCGCGGTGCACGAGATCATCTGTGATTCACTTGGTAATCCCATTGATTATCGATTTCTTGCGGTCAATCCCGCCTTTGAGAAGATGACCGGATTCAAGAGCGACCAGATTGTCGGCAAGTCTGTCCTTGATGTACTTCCGGATACGGAAAAGCATTGGATCGAGTCCTATGCACATGTCGCCATCACGGGGGAGCCGATTACATTTGAAAATTTCACCAGGGAATTGGACAAGCATTTCCTGGTCTCGGCCTTCAGACCTGCTCCAAATCAGTTTGCCTGCATCTTTGCGGACATCACGGATCGCAAGCTGGCTGAAGAACGGGCTCAGGCCGCGCATCAACGGTTGATGACGGTTTTGGACAGCATCAATGCCCTGATTTATGTCGCGGATATGCAAACCCATGAAATTCTGTTCATCAACAAATACGGGCGCGGAGATTTCGGGGATGTCGTGGGCATGAATTGCTGGAACGTCCTGCAAGAGGATCAGTCGGGCCCATGTGATTTTTGCAACAACGAAAAGCTCCTTGATGCCGACGGACATCCAACCGGCATTCATGTCTGGGAATATCACAATATGAAAACGGGCAAGTGGTACAGCTGCTTTGACAGGGCCATTGAATGGGTGGACGGTCGAATGGTGCGACTGCAAAGCGCCTTTGAGATTACGGAGCGAAAAAGACTCGAGGGGGAACAAACGAAACTCATCGAGGGAGAAGGACATGTTGGATAA